The following proteins are co-located in the Mycolicibacterium goodii genome:
- a CDS encoding cupin domain-containing protein, giving the protein MSDKSTYVYAPEDIVWHKTDLGRDFWLSDNVADADYTSAFNAQLTRFGAGGGSPVHSHPYNHAFHFLTGTGRVQIDGKTWEVTPGTFVKVPAHAQHNLTNTGADDLVFLVIYDPPNQD; this is encoded by the coding sequence ATGAGTGACAAATCCACCTACGTGTATGCGCCCGAGGACATCGTCTGGCACAAAACCGATCTCGGCCGCGACTTCTGGTTGAGCGACAACGTCGCAGATGCCGACTACACATCGGCGTTCAACGCGCAGCTCACCCGGTTCGGCGCGGGCGGCGGGTCACCGGTGCACAGCCATCCCTACAACCACGCGTTCCATTTCCTCACCGGCACAGGACGAGTCCAGATCGACGGAAAGACGTGGGAGGTCACGCCGGGCACGTTCGTGAAAGTTCCCGCCCATGCCCAGCACAACCTCACCAACACGGGCGCCGACGACCTGGTGTTCCTGGTCATCTACGATCCGCCGAACCAGGATTGA
- a CDS encoding chorismate mutase, which produces MFASVLLAALAGVGAPHASAEDTDPLLALVDAAAQRLQTADPVAASKFRSGGAIDDPEREQQVIAAVTADATRHDIDPGYVHDVFRNQIDATSSVEHTRFAQWKLDPAAAPTSAPDLAASRQKIDTLNRTMVDEIARQWPVLHSPACRPDLDRAIDAVAAARGFDPVYRRALEYATHSYCR; this is translated from the coding sequence TCGGTGCTGCTCGCCGCCCTGGCGGGTGTGGGCGCGCCGCACGCCTCCGCCGAGGACACCGATCCGCTGCTTGCCCTGGTCGACGCGGCCGCACAGCGGCTGCAGACCGCAGATCCGGTGGCGGCGTCCAAGTTCCGGTCCGGTGGTGCGATCGACGACCCGGAACGCGAACAACAGGTCATCGCCGCGGTCACCGCGGACGCAACCCGGCACGACATCGACCCCGGCTACGTGCACGACGTCTTCCGCAACCAGATCGACGCGACGTCGTCGGTGGAGCACACCCGCTTTGCGCAGTGGAAGCTCGATCCGGCGGCGGCGCCCACGTCCGCGCCCGACCTGGCCGCGTCGCGGCAGAAGATCGACACCCTCAACCGCACGATGGTCGACGAGATCGCCCGGCAGTGGCCGGTTCTGCACTCGCCCGCGTGCCGGCCCGACCTCGACCGCGCCATCGACGCGGTGGCCGCGGCGCGGGGGTTCGACCCGGTGTACCGGCGGGCGTTGGAATACGCGACGCACTCCTACTGCCGGTGA